The following coding sequences lie in one Deltaproteobacteria bacterium genomic window:
- a CDS encoding DUF4143 domain-containing protein produces the protein MFREDIRENETVRSLSQVELLAGLFPHRVGSPLSIRSLVDDVEASPKTIQAWLDLLVRNYYLFKVPPFHRRLERALKKESKFYLWDWSEVEGEGPRFENLMASHILKWCHCAEDIQGFRVELYYLRDLEKREVDFLILWEGRPWLLVECKVKNDRDFTSLNYYKQKLNVKDCFLVTLKEGEDYEDRRTGIRVIPASRFLMAFV, from the coding sequence CCGGGAAAACGAGACGGTTCGATCTTTATCCCAGGTAGAACTTCTGGCCGGTCTTTTTCCTCACCGGGTCGGATCTCCCCTGTCGATTAGATCGTTGGTTGACGATGTCGAAGCCAGCCCCAAGACCATACAGGCCTGGCTGGATCTGTTGGTCCGCAACTACTACCTTTTCAAGGTCCCGCCTTTCCATCGGCGTCTTGAAAGGGCCTTAAAAAAAGAGTCTAAATTTTATCTTTGGGATTGGTCGGAGGTGGAAGGGGAAGGACCACGGTTTGAAAATTTGATGGCTTCCCATATTTTGAAATGGTGTCACTGTGCCGAAGATATCCAGGGTTTTCGGGTGGAGCTATATTATTTGCGGGATCTCGAAAAGCGGGAAGTGGACTTTCTGATTCTCTGGGAGGGACGGCCCTGGCTATTGGTGGAATGCAAAGTCAAAAACGACAGGGATTTTACTTCTCTGAATTATTATAAACAGAAATTGAACGTGAAGGATTGTTTCCTGGTAACCCTCAAGGAGGGAGAAGATTATGAAGATCGGCGCACGGGGATTCGGGTCATTCCTGCGTCACGGTTCCTCATGGCCTTTGTTTGA